AGGAAGGCCGAACCCAGCTCGGCTGTAAGCTCCTCGCGGGCATATCCTTCTTTCTTGCGGAAGACTTCGTCCAGGCGATCAAGCCGTGTGCCGTGTCCGGTCCAATGGACATGCTCATGCCCTAGTGTGGAGTAGTAGCGGGCCGGGCTCTCGAACGCGGCGAATGGCGGCATCGTGATGCCGTCCACTGCCGGCCTGTAGAAGGCGCGCGTTCCCCCGTGCTCGATCCTAGCACCCACTGCACGGAAGAACGCTTCTGCTGCCTCGATGCGGTCTGCTTCCGTGAGGCGATCGGTCGGCTCGATCACTGCCGGCGCCGCCGGAAGCCCGTCGATCTGCCCCACGTTGAATACGGTGTAGGACTTGAGAAAAGGGATACGTCGTCCCGTCTCGTCGCCCGTTGCCGCATCCGTTTCGGTCTTGGTGATCGCGTCGGCATACACGACCATCGACCCCTTCTCGCCCTTCCGAACGCATCCGCCCGCCGCCAGAGCCTGCTTGAATGTCATCCAGGTTGTGGACCTGTAGCCCTTTAGCGATGCCTCGATCCAAAGCAGGACTACGTTGATCCCCTGGTAGGGGATACCATTCGCCCGAAGGGGACGGCCGCTCGTTGCTTTCCCTCCCGCCCACGGGTGATGCCAGGGGCGGACGCCGCGCTCAAGATCAGCGATCACCTTGTCAGTAATCGCCTGGTATATGTCTCGCCTTGCTTCGATGCTCATAATGGATCGTCCCTGTATGACCTTCCATCGGAAATCCCTAGTTGGCGCTAGAGCGTTTCCGGCCAGTCCTCATGTCCTGACAAGGCAAACAATACTTGATCCCCCCTCCCGAGTAAACAGGAAAAAAGGCGAACAGATAAAGTATTTACTCTTGCACGGTGCAAGTCGGGTTGTCGGGCCTGCTAGGC
The sequence above is a segment of the Lichenicola cladoniae genome. Coding sequences within it:
- a CDS encoding ArdC family protein, producing the protein MSIEARRDIYQAITDKVIADLERGVRPWHHPWAGGKATSGRPLRANGIPYQGINVVLLWIEASLKGYRSTTWMTFKQALAAGGCVRKGEKGSMVVYADAITKTETDAATGDETGRRIPFLKSYTVFNVGQIDGLPAAPAVIEPTDRLTEADRIEAAEAFFRAVGARIEHGGTRAFYRPAVDGITMPPFAAFESPARYYSTLGHEHVHWTGHGTRLDRLDEVFRKKEGYAREELTAELGSAFLCADLGLEDQPREDHADYVAIWLKVLREDKRAVITAAGAASRALAFLHDRAGILAQADDIEAA